The Peribacillus sp. FSL E2-0218 genome contains a region encoding:
- a CDS encoding YqzM family protein, whose protein sequence is MNEFEKNVQSKTDDVADSAIGFIGSFVFFAAMFTIAVVIKAVGS, encoded by the coding sequence ATGAACGAATTCGAAAAGAATGTCCAGTCAAAGACAGATGACGTCGCTGATTCCGCAATCGGTTTCATCGGATCTTTTGTATTTTTCGCTGCCATGTTCACCATAGCTGTCGTCATTAAAGCTGTCGGATCCTGA